In Pedobacter sp. WC2423, the following are encoded in one genomic region:
- a CDS encoding S41 family peptidase, protein MYNKEIFDLTRAAINPAANVSFELNMSNPGIPKYSGITEDFHTSSFAKNEVQPVLLSNNFGLSFATVSDNEIRLLYVDPNSPAGKAGLNRGDRIIKINGIPVQTNEIYYRFIESSVKNAFIDIVLISENTPVINNKNIRLTQAPFEANPVLKSKVISINNRKIGYLAYKRFTDESLSARYLNPVFDNFGNEDISELIIDLRYNGGGYQNTCRYIANQIIPANLNGKTMFTEHYNHLMQGGKADILKNQPILDANENPVYIDGRLATLNDIDYSVKGNTVLFEKQGEIKSIKSVYFIVSKETASASELLISILQPYMKVTLIGVSGDGTNVRTYGKPVGFFDIKIDKFNMYLAMYQDKNANNDGNYFDGFSTNLSVIDNPIFNFGDLADPAIQIALGNPSQTNNQRNKSDLKSASLQASTVHSSKIYFYDKMERKEMLKSAKDFKLK, encoded by the coding sequence ATGTATAATAAAGAAATATTTGATTTGACCAGAGCAGCTATAAATCCGGCTGCAAATGTGTCTTTTGAACTAAATATGAGTAATCCTGGCATACCAAAATATTCCGGTATTACCGAAGATTTTCATACATCTTCTTTTGCAAAAAATGAAGTTCAGCCGGTGCTGTTATCTAATAACTTTGGATTATCATTTGCCACTGTGTCAGATAATGAGATCAGACTTTTATATGTTGACCCGAACTCTCCTGCAGGTAAAGCTGGTTTAAACAGAGGAGATCGAATTATAAAAATTAATGGAATTCCGGTTCAGACGAATGAAATATATTATCGCTTTATTGAATCCTCGGTCAAAAATGCATTTATTGACATCGTTTTGATATCTGAAAATACACCCGTTATCAATAATAAAAATATCCGCCTTACACAAGCTCCTTTTGAAGCTAACCCAGTGCTTAAAAGTAAGGTGATCTCTATTAATAATAGAAAAATTGGTTACCTCGCCTACAAAAGGTTTACGGATGAATCTCTTTCTGCCAGATACCTGAATCCAGTTTTTGATAATTTCGGTAATGAAGATATATCTGAACTAATCATAGACTTGAGATATAATGGAGGGGGGTATCAAAATACCTGCAGGTATATTGCAAATCAAATTATTCCCGCAAATTTAAATGGAAAAACAATGTTTACGGAACATTATAACCATTTAATGCAGGGGGGTAAAGCAGACATTTTAAAAAATCAACCTATACTTGATGCAAACGAGAACCCGGTCTATATAGATGGGAGGCTTGCCACATTAAATGATATAGATTATAGTGTAAAAGGAAATACGGTTTTATTTGAAAAGCAGGGTGAGATCAAATCTATAAAAAGCGTATATTTTATTGTCAGCAAGGAAACAGCGTCTGCCAGCGAATTGCTGATTAGTATTTTACAACCTTATATGAAGGTTACGTTGATTGGTGTATCTGGCGATGGTACAAATGTGCGGACTTACGGAAAGCCTGTCGGCTTTTTCGACATCAAAATCGATAAATTCAATATGTATTTAGCTATGTATCAAGATAAAAACGCAAATAATGACGGTAATTATTTCGATGGGTTTTCTACCAATTTATCTGTGATCGATAACCCAATTTTTAATTTCGGAGATCTGGCAGACCCTGCGATACAGATAGCACTTGGAAATCCATCTCAAACAAACAATCAAAGGAACAAAAGCGATCTAAAATCAGCTTCACTTCAAGCCAGCACCGTACATTCGTCAAAAATATATTTTTATGATAAAATGGAGCGCAAAGAGATGCTTAAAAGTGCCAAAGATTTTAAATTAAAATAA
- a CDS encoding thiol-activated cytolysin family protein, whose protein sequence is MIVTPDNSSYIYPGSIIKAASVNSGIFEPLTGFAGKPINVALSFPSGKSYGVIDYPALSSSRVFLRNALMDPDFSGTQLVDFLFNASSFTNYNEVKLAYGYNMDEKALFYSVNTSFNYNSSRTNYSTGMMATYTVKNFTYSMSNPTENELIDRAALPANIFEGVSPVFINSVTYGRFGFFLIETNNTSSQMRSVFEKMVKKIFKKTDENMTQEEKQLIGTCRITLNLLGKPGGGSITKLLTNPDSDALSNFISENLGVFTAKDPGVPISFTAKYLKDNTLFKTVFHLDFPY, encoded by the coding sequence ATGATTGTGACTCCGGACAACAGTTCTTATATTTATCCTGGATCTATTATTAAAGCCGCGTCGGTTAACTCCGGAATTTTTGAACCATTAACCGGATTCGCTGGAAAGCCTATTAACGTGGCACTATCCTTTCCTTCAGGCAAATCTTATGGAGTAATTGATTATCCTGCACTATCCAGCAGCCGGGTATTTCTGCGAAATGCATTAATGGATCCGGATTTTTCGGGCACCCAGCTTGTAGATTTCTTATTCAATGCATCTTCTTTCACCAATTATAACGAGGTAAAACTTGCTTATGGTTACAATATGGATGAGAAAGCTTTGTTTTATTCTGTAAATACCTCATTCAATTACAACTCTAGCCGAACGAATTATTCAACGGGGATGATGGCTACGTATACTGTAAAAAATTTCACTTACAGCATGTCAAACCCTACCGAAAATGAACTTATTGATCGCGCTGCATTGCCTGCAAACATTTTCGAAGGTGTATCTCCGGTATTCATCAACTCAGTAACCTATGGCCGCTTTGGCTTCTTCCTGATAGAAACCAATAACACGAGTTCCCAGATGAGGAGCGTATTTGAGAAAATGGTGAAAAAGATTTTTAAAAAGACGGATGAGAACATGACCCAGGAAGAAAAGCAGTTAATCGGCACCTGCAGGATCACATTGAATCTGTTGGGTAAACCAGGCGGTGGCTCGATTACCAAACTTCTGACCAATCCGGACTCTGATGCGTTGTCTAACTTTATTTCCGAAAACCTGGGTGTCTTTACCGCAAAAGATCCTGGTGTACCCATTTCATTTACTGCGAAATACCTAAAAGATAACACTTTATTTAAAACAGTATTTCATCTGGATTTTCCCTACTAA